From the genome of Deferribacteraceae bacterium V6Fe1:
ATAAACCGGTATAACAAATGATATTTCGTGCATTTTTACTCCAAGAATTAAATTTTTACGGTAGGGAGCATTATTGTCACGGTTGTCCCTACACCAACTTTTGACTCGATCTTTAGTTTACCATTATGCTGCTCAATCAAATCTTTTGCAATAGGTAAACCAAGACCTGTCCCGTTCTTTTTTGTGGTGTAAAATTCGTTAAATATTTTATCAAGTTGATCTTCAGATATCCCTACCCCATCATCAATTATTTTAAATATGACATACTCATGATCAGCGGAGCAAGATACATTGATTACAATATTTCCATGGCGGTCTTCAGGGATACTTTCCATAGCATTTTTAAGGATATTAATAAAGACCTGCTCAATATTCGTTTTGTTTATATTTAAAAGACAGTCGCCTTTCTCTGAAGCCTTCACCAATTGAAAGTTAACCTTTTCATAATCAAATAATATCCGCTTTACATAAATATTTATAGTTTCAAGAAAGGAACTGACAGACACTATTTGCTTTTGCTCAGTGTTAAGTCTTGAAAAATTTAAGGTCTGGTCGATTATGTTTTTTATACGTAGGGTGTCATTTATGATATTATCTATATGCTTTAATGTATCATCAATATTTACTGCTTTGCCACTTTTGGCCATTTCGCACTTCATAGCAAGCAGGTCAGATGTTATCATGATTGAGTTTAAAGGGTTTTTTATTTCATGGCTCAATGATGCCGTCAATTGACCTATAGTGGTTAATCTGTCTGAATGTATTAAGTTTTTGTGCATATTGTCTATTGTCTCATTTGCAAGTTTTAGAGAAGATACCATATTGTTGAAATAGTTCGATATCAGCTCGAATTCATCTCTTGAGTTAATTGTTACTTTGCTGTTAAAATCATTCTCACTTACCTTATGCATCCCCTCTTCAAGCTTTTTCAGAGGGTTAACTACAAGTTTGTTTATTAAAATTGATAAGAGCAAACTGACAATTAGTGAAGATATCAACATAATAATATTTACGGTTTTTATCTCACTGCTTAGCATTTCCGAAATACCTGCAGTGCTTACATTGATATTCAAGACCCCGATGATATCACCGTTGTCCGTATGACACTTTTTACATTCAGGTTTATTTTCATAAGGTCTGTAATAGGAGAGCATTTTAACATCTTTGGTATTAATCTCCTGTAATTTCTCAGTAAGACTAAAATATTGGTATACAAGATTAATATATTTCGATGGTGCTTCTGTCTTAAAGTTAGAATAGTTGCACGAAATATCACCTAATGGGTTAAAAATGTGAATTCCTATAACATTTTCAACATTTGAAAGTTCCAATATAAGTTTTCTGACAATTTCTTTGTCACCG
Proteins encoded in this window:
- a CDS encoding HAMP domain-containing histidine kinase, translated to MVNLLRKKPKYFSLKLKINILIFAVMISISFIVSGYLTYNAEKKAMEMARSYIKTIPSIIDSSINNFMTAGDKEIVRKLILELSNVENVIGIHIFNPLGDISCNYSNFKTEAPSKYINLVYQYFSLTEKLQEINTKDVKMLSYYRPYENKPECKKCHTDNGDIIGVLNINVSTAGISEMLSSEIKTVNIIMLISSLIVSLLLSILINKLVVNPLKKLEEGMHKVSENDFNSKVTINSRDEFELISNYFNNMVSSLKLANETIDNMHKNLIHSDRLTTIGQLTASLSHEIKNPLNSIMITSDLLAMKCEMAKSGKAVNIDDTLKHIDNIINDTLRIKNIIDQTLNFSRLNTEQKQIVSVSSFLETINIYVKRILFDYEKVNFQLVKASEKGDCLLNINKTNIEQVFINILKNAMESIPEDRHGNIVINVSCSADHEYVIFKIIDDGVGISEDQLDKIFNEFYTTKKNGTGLGLPIAKDLIEQHNGKLKIESKVGVGTTVTIMLPTVKI